In Synechococcus sp. UW179A, the DNA window TGGGTTGAGGGCCGAGGTTCATCACGGCAGGGAGTGCAAGCGTCTCGTCGTCGACCCAGGCTCGCGCGGCATAGACCCCCAATCCCGGCAGGAATTTTCTGCCATCTACTTGCAGGTTGGCGGTAGGCCATCCAAGCTTTCTGCCGAGGCCGCGGCCTTGAACCACCTCGCCTTGGAAGCGGTAGGGCCGTTGCAGGAGTTCACTGGCTGTTGTGAGGTCGCCCTCTGAGAGTGCCTCACGGATCCGACTGCTGCTCATGCGACCACCAGGGTCTTCCAGAATCGGCAGCACGCTCACCATCACACCAGCGGCCTCCGCCAAGCTGGTTAGCGTGTCAGCCCCCCCCTCGCGTCCTCGCCCAAAACGGAAGTTGGCGCCAATGGCGATGTGACGTGCCTGCAACGTGCCAACCAGAATCTGATCAACAAATTCGGCAGCACTGAACTGGGCTAGTTGGCGGTCGAAGGGAACCAGCACCAACTGCCTGATGCCAAGTGGTTCGAGCAGATGCAGCTTTTCGTCAGGCAGATCCAGGCGGAGTCTTGGTTCGCCATGCAAAACCTCGCGCGGGTGTGGCCAGAAGCTCACCACCGTGGGGACTCCACCTGCCGGGTGCTGGCACACGGCTTCGATGACCCGCCGGTGGCCAGCATGTAGCCCATCGAAGCTGCCCAACGCCAGGGCGGTGGGCATGCGGGCCTCCTCAGGGGAGCAGAGAGGAATCAACGGGCCGTGCACGGTGCAATGGTTGATGGCAAGTTTGGACGACAGACCTCCTCGCCCGCATGGCCGATCGGCTCGACTTCCAGCTGCTGGCCCTTGGCCTGCGGCGCACTGCCTGGATTCGTTTCTGGATTCAGACCGCTCTCGGTGTGGTGGTGGTGGGGGTGCTGTTGTTCAACAACATCGGCGGCAGCCTGTCCCGCAATGCAGATCGGGCCGTTGGCTTGAGCCCGGGCCTGTCGCTGACCACGCTTTCGTTTTTAGTCCTGTTATTCAGCCTTTGGCAAGGGTGGTTGATCGTGCGTCTTGGCCGTGCGCTCGATAGTGGCGCCCGCCCCAGTCGCGGCGAGGCCAGCCGTCTGCTCAAACGCGGAATCCTGGCTGACCTGCTGGGGTTGGTGTTCGCGTCGATCGGGTATCAATCATTGGCCGGAGCCCTGTTTGTTCAGGCGTCGTCGCAAACACCTGGTATTGCCATCGGTGGTGCTGGTGCAGCAGAAAACCTGGCGATCACTTCACTGGAGATGCTCTCGGTGTTGAGCAACACCCAGGTGCTGTTCGCCCATCTGATCGGCTTGCTGTTCTCCCTCTGGATGCTGCAGCGGATCTACCGGACCCGTTGACCATCAATTTCAACCTGTGGCAGGCCACTGAGTGATCCACGCCAGAACAGTTCCGGTTCAATCGGTGTGAGCGAGGGTGAATTGCTTCCGATCTGGGCTACATCCGTGGGCCAGTCGCGGGGACCATCGCCCCCTGACTTCAGGTCTTCAACCAGTTTCCCCGCCAGCCAGTAATACGAACGACCCTGCGGATCTGTTCGCGGACTGAACTGCTCCCTGTATCGACGAATCGACAGCCTGGTCCAGCGCATGGGGCCCATGGTTTCAGGCTTGCAAGGGGGCAGGTTCAAGTTGAGCAGCAGATTGCTAGGCCATCCCTCCCGCAGCGCTGATTCGGCCGTATCCATGGCGAGCACAGCGGCCCCCTCGAATTCCCGCCATTTGAAGCAGGCACTGCTCACCGCCATGGCCGGACGGCCTTCCAGGGTGCCTTCCAACGCCGCTGCCACGGTGCCTGAGCAGAAGATGTCGGTGCCGAGATTCGGGCCGTGGTTGATCCCCGACAGCACCAGGTCCGGCGGGGTCTCTAGCAGTTCGCAGATGGCCAGTTTCACGCAATCGGCAGGGGTCCCACTGCAGGCCCAGGCTGTAATGCCCTGGCCGAACAGCTGGTCGGCCCGTTCAGCTCGGATCGGGTGCTGAAGGGTGATGCCATGGCCGGTTGCCGAGCGTTCTTTGTCGGGACAGACCACGGCCACCTGATGGCCTCGGGTCGCGGCGGCCAGGGCCAGGGCCTTGATTCCGTCGGCGAAGATGCCGTCGTCATTGCTGATCAGAATCCGCAGCGGGGCCATGGGGTTGCGTACCGGTGGGGCGAACCTAGTCGTGATCACTGCTTACAGTCAGCTGTCGTGATGTCAAAGCCTTGAGCGCCACCGTGTCCCTGCAGCAGCTCACCGACCAGCTAGAGGCGCTTGAAGCTGAGGCTGCTGAAGCGATCTCTGCAGCGGCTGATGCTGAGGCCCTTGAGCAGCTTCGGATCGGATTGCTCGGCAAGAAGGGTCGCCTCTCAGGAGTGCTGGGTGCCATGGGCAAGCTTCCTGGTGAAGAACGGCCCTTGGTTGGTCAGCGCGCCAACGTGCTCAAATCCCAGGTTCAAACTCTGCTGAGCGACCGACTGCAGGCGGTGAAGCAGGCGGCGATGGAAGCCCGGATCGCGTCTGAGACCCTCGATGTGACCGCTCCTGCCCAGGGGATTCCCATGGGTCATCGCCATCCCCTGGTCACGACCACCGAGGAGATCGTTGACCTGTTCTGCGGCCTTGGATACCAGGTGGTTGAAGGCCCTGAAGTGGAAACCGATCACCACAACTTCACTGCTCTGAACATCCCGCCGGATCATCCCGCCCGGGATATGCAGGACACCTTTTACCTCAAGGACAATCTGCTGCTGCGCACCCACACCTCGCCGGTGCAGATTCGTCACCTCGAAAACCATGCGCCGCCGGTGAGGATTGTGGCGCCTGGTCGTGTTTATCGCCGGGATGCGGTTGATGCCACCCATTCGCCGGTGTTTCATCAGGTGGAGGTGCTCGCGATTGATGAGAACCTCGATTTCAGCCATCTGCGCGGCACGGTGATGGCTTTCCTCAAGGCATTTTTCGGGGATCTGCCCGTGCGCTTTCGCGCCAGTTATTTCCCGTTCACGGAGCCGTCTGCCGAAGTGGACGTGCAGTGGCGCGGCCGCTGGTTGGAAGTGATGGGCTGCGGCATGGTTGATCCCGCCGTGTTGGAGGGTCTGGGTTTGGATCCCGAGCGTTACAGCGGTTTTGCCGCTGGTGTGGGAGTGGAGCGTTTCTGCATGGTGCGCCACGGAATTGATGACATTCGCCGTCTCTACACCAGTGATCTTCGTTTTCTGGAGCAGTTTTGATCAGGCTGCAGTAACCCCTGCAGACGATTGATGTTCGACTTTGCGCGTCGCTCTGCGGTCGCTGATCCCGTTTATTCCGTATTGGCGGCTCAGCGCTGACGCTCTTTCGCACAGGGCTCAACATGCGGGAACTGTTTTCGCTCGGCGTCAGGCATGTCCGTGCTCTCTGTTTTCGACGGTTCCACGCGGGCGGTGGAGATCGTGCGGATCGTCAGTCGCCATGAATGGTCATTTCTATCCCAGTTGCTGCGCCGCGGTCATGCCGCTGAGACGCGTCTGCCGTTGCCCTCAGTGCTGTGCAATCTGCTCACCGAGCTCGGGCCTGTTTATGTGAAGTTGGGCCAGCTGCTGAGCACGCGTCCCGACCTGCTGTCGGATGACTACATCGAGGCTCTCAGCCGGCTTCAGGCCAATGTTCCTCCGGCGGCCTGGCCAGAAGTGCGTGAACAGATGGCCCAGGAGCTCGGTTCCGACGTCAGCTCGGTTTTCGGCAGTTTTGAGGAAGAACCCATTGCCGCAGGCAGTGTCGGCCAGGTGTATCGCGCCAATCTCCAAAACGGGCCGAAGGTGGCGGTGAAAGTGCTGCGGCCTGGTATCGAATCCCAAGTGCAGGAGGATGGTCGTCTGTTGCGTAAAATCGCCGCAATGGCGTCGGCGACCGCGCTCGGTGGCCAATACGACTTCGTGGGGCTTGCCGACCAAGTCCTCGAAGCTCTTGGTCGCGAGCTGGATTTCCGGATTGAAGCTGAAAACACACTTCGGCTACAGCGCTGCCTGGCGGCTTCCAGCTTTGTGCCCAATGGAAAGCTGAGGCTTCCAAACGTGGAGGAAAACCTCTCCGGTCAGCGGGTGCTGGTGCTCGAGTGGATTGATGGTGACTCGATCCTGACTGCAGCAGCGAGACAGTTCCTTGAGGCTGGTCCAGGCATTGCCTCCACCACCAGCGCCATGCTGGGTGCCTTTGTCGAGCAGTACTTCGTTGAGGGTTTCTTTCATGCCGACCCTCACCCCGGCAATCTCAAAGTTCAGGCTGATGGCACGGTGATCCTGCTTGATGCCGGCATGGTGGGTCAGTTTGATCCACGCACCCGCAGCAACCTGCTGGATCTGGTGCTGGCGCTCATCAATCAGGATGCTGCGCGCGCCACTGATCTTCTTGAGCAGATTGCGCCGCCTGCACGTGGCGTGCGGGTGGATCGCCAGCAGCTGCAGCGACAGCTCGATCAGTTGATTTCTCGCAGTTTTTCCAAGCCGCTGCAAGAGCTGAATTTCGCGCTGTTCTTGGCGGAGCTGCTGCAGTTGGCCAACCGCACAGGTCTCTGTGTGCCAGGCACTCTGGGATTGTTTGTGAAGTCGGTCACCAATTTGGAGGGCGTGGGCTGTTCGCTCAATCCCGCATTCAGCTTCACCGGTGAGATGCAGCCTCTTGTGGCCAAACTGCTGGCGAGATCGGTGATGTTGCCGCAGCAGCGTTTGATGCAGTTCGGCCTTGACCTGCGCAACCTCTCAATTGACTCACCCAGACAACTGAGTCAGTTGTTGCGTCGTTTTAGCAGTGATGAGCTGTCATTCGCCCTGCAGATCGAGGGCCTCGAATCCCTGCGCAGAACCCTGGATCGTTTGTCGCGACGGGTGTCTTTGGCGATTCTGGTGGCGGCTCTGCTGCTCAGCGCCACACTGATGGCCACCCTTGCTCAACAGCAGCTGCTGCGCAACGTGAGTGAGGCGCTATTCATTGTTGCGACCGTGTTCGGGATCTGGTTGATCGTGTCACTGCTGAAACCCAGCAGACGCTGATCAAAAAGTCTCCACACGCGTGTTAAGGCAGGATCCTTCTCATAAAGTGATCGCAACGTTGCATGTAGCGATCGGTGCCCCGTGTCGGACTGATCGTCAATGACGGCAAGCCGCTGGCGGTAGAAATCGCGGGCAAAATTCATTCGCGTCTTGAGCTGGTTGGTCACGAGGTGATCCGTGCCAGCAGCTCAGGCGGGATGGTTGGGTTCGCGAATCCCGATCAGCACCTACGCATGCTGGGGTACAACGCCTGCGTCCCAGAGGGCTTTGATCACTCGATGGTCTTGGCAATCGTGCTGGGTGGCGACGGCACGGTGTTGTCCGCAGCGCGTCAGACCGCTCCTGTGGGAGTACCGATTCTCACCATCAATACAGGACATCTCGGCTTCTTGGCAGAGGCTTATCTCGATGATCTGGATCATGCTCTGGATCAGGTACTCACCCAGCAGTGGACCATCGAAGAGCGGGCCAATCTGGTGGTGAGTGTGATGCGCGGTGATCAGCGCCGTTGGGAAGCGTTGTCACTCAATGAGATGGCGTTACACAGGGAACCGCTCACGAGCATGTGTCATTTCGAGATCGCCATCGGTCGCCATGCTCCTGTGGATATCTCTGCCGATGGAGTGATTTTGTCGACCCCGACGGGGTCTACCGCCTATGCACTCAGTGCCGGGGGACCGGTGATCACGCCGGACTGCCCGGTGCTGCAGCTCACGCCGATCGCTCCCCATTCGCTGGCTTCAAGGGCGTTGGTGTTCAGTGATGCTGAGCCTGTCACCGTTTTCCCCGCCACACCTGAACGCCTGATGATGGTGGTGGACGGCTGTGCAGGTTGTTATGTGTGGCCGGAAGATCGTGTTTTGATTCGCCGCAGTGATCATCCCGTTCGCTTTGTGCGTCTCAGGGACCATGAGTTTTTTCAGGTTCTACGCAACAAACTGGGCTGGGGGTTGCCCCATGTGGCCAAGCCCGATCGTTCATGACCGTTGTGCATGGCTCCATGGCAGGCAGCTTTCAAGATGCCGTTGTTCTGCTGGTTGGCCCCGAGGCGGCAGCACTGGCGGAACGTCTGAGGGCTTCGGGATACGCTCCGATTAACTGGACCGTTGGTGCTGAAAGCGATCTGGTCAACGGTTCCGACCCAGCCCCGGTTGCTGCGATCCTGGCTAGCGACCAGGGATCAAGGGTTCTCGAGCTGCGCTCTCGTTTTGAGGCACTGCCGATTCTGATCGGAGTGAGCGACGACAGTATTGCCGCCCGGGAGTCGGTGTTGGCCTTCGGTGCGGATGATTTTTGGTTCACTTTCAGTGCCCCGAGCGATTTGCTGCAGCGGTTGCGCTTGCATCTTTCGATTCAATCCCGCAGTGCACTGAGACCTCCGCTGCTGCAGCTCGCTGATCTCAGCGTGGACATCAGTTCCAGGCAGGTGCGTCGCGGTTCTCGGTCTCTTGTCCTCACGGCCAGGGAATATGCGCTCTTGGTGCTGTTGCTGGAGGAGCGGGGCAGGGTTGTGAGCAGAGATCGCATCCTCCGGGATGTCTGGAAGGATGACCAGGGTTCCTCCAGCAACGTGATCGAGGTGTATGTCCGTTACCTGCGCCAGAAACTCGAGGAAGGCGGGGAGCCTCGTTTGATTCATACGATCCGTGGTCGGGGCTATTGCCTCAACGACGGCTTCCCGAGCCTGCGCCACATGTGATGGATCAGCCACCTCTGCCTCCTCAGATCTTGCCGATCGAAGCGCGTTGGTGCCTGGAGCAGCGCCCTGCGAGTTGTATTGCTCTGGAAGTGGCTGATCAGCCTGAAGAGCAGCGGAAGGGACTCATGCAGCGCCCTGCCCTGCCGCCCCTCCGAGGGATGTGGTTTCCGGCCCGATCGGCTCAGCCGCTGCGTTTTTGGATGCGTCATACCCTCGCTCCCCTGGACATGGTGTTTATCCGTGACGGCAGGGTGCTCGACATCGCAGCCAACGTGCCGATTTGTGCGGCATTGCCTTGTCCTTCCTATTGGGCTGATGCTGATGGCAATGGTCGAGCGGATTTTGTTGATGGCGTGATCGAAATTGGCGCGGGTGAAGCACTGCGCTTGAACATTCGTTCGGGCGATGCAGTGACGATTGAAGCAGTCAGCGCCAATTAACGTCGCTCTCATAACTTTATCTGCTGAAAATCGCGGAAATTGATGAACTCAGAATCCCTGAGTCATGACTGCTTGATAAGACGTGGAAACAGCTGTTCTTTTAACCGAACCTTGGATGACGGTTATCCTCCCTTTAGGGATGGATGTCGGGGCAATAGACCAAAAAAGTCCTTTGAAGAGGCGGTGATGAACACACTAAAAATTCAATCCTCGACTCAGACGAACCTCGAGGCGGCTTTCGGTGGTGAAAGCATGGCGAGCCGCAAGTATCTGTTCTTTGCCGATGTTGCGAAAAAGCTCGGTAATCAGGAACTGGCGCGTTTGTTTCGAGAGACTGCAGCACAGGAAACAGAACATGCATTTGCACACTTTCGTCTGTTGCATCCAGAACTGGTGTTTGACAATCCTGAGGACCTCAGTGAGGACTTCAAACAGATGTTGCTAGCCCGATGCCTCGAGTTGGCGATTGAAGGTGAAGTGTATGAATACACCACGATGTATCCAGCATTTGCAGCTGAAGCTTTTCAAGATGAAGATCATGCTGCAGGTGAGGAATTCCAAGAGCAGGGTGAAGAATCAAAAGAGCATGCAAATATGTTCCATTCAGCTGCTAAGAACTTTGGACTCCTAACTGCGATTGAAAAACATCACGCTGAACGCTACGGAGTGGCTCTTTCTGCACTGAAAGGTGATGGAGAGCCTGGCGAGTCGGAGCAACCAGTATCCAATCAATGGATCTGTAAGAAATGCTCGATGATTTATGATCCTGTCGCTGGTGATCCTGATTCAGGCATTGCTCCAGGTACGCCATTTGAAGCCATCCCTGATGATTGGAGTTGTCCAATCTGCGGTGTTACAAAAGCAAGTTTTGTTCCTTATCGCACTGCTCAGTTGAAGGCTGCTTGAGTTTCCTTGATGTTGAGAGCCGTTGATGATCCTGCTGGTAGCTGGCAGCTCCAGCAGAACGGCATTTATCAGTTGTACTCTTTTGGCGGATGATGCAGCTTTGGCTCAGCAGAGCTATGTTTAAACTGCTTGGAGTTGTAAAAAATGATCTCCTGTTATCTGCAGAAACTTGTTGCTCAAATCAGATCAAAGCCCAATGAAGAGTGGCTTCATCTCAAGGATGTGATTGAGTCTGGTGGTAATGCGGGTCTAGAGGCCTGGCTCAAGGAAGTAGCATCTCTTGCATCAGATCTTGAAACCAATTTCGAATCTGCCTCCAGAGGCAAGAAGACCAAGTACTGCCTTAAAAAAGTTCAGGCTCTTGAAGATCGCTACAGAAGACAGGCTGCCGCTTATAAAAAAGCGATTGATGTTGGTCTGATTCATGACAACAAACTGCCAAGGCTTTACAGCTCGAACATGACCATGTTGATTAATCGTTACGCGCGCTAGAGATAGTGGGTTTTGGCGATTGACACTTCGATTGATAACAATTAAAGGCAGCCCCGCTTCATGTGATATTGGCTATTGTGATAAATCATGCTTGTGCGGCTTGCGGTCCGAGCAATTATCTGCCAAAGCGCCTAAGTCATGATATCTCCCATGTCATCCTTTTTCTATGAGGCGGATGACCATTATTGCCGTGAGGTTGAGCAATGGTGGCAAGAAAGGATTCGATATTTGATCGGTAATGGCCAGGCTTATGATGCTGCAGCTCTGTTTGAGGATTTTGAACTTGAACGAAAACTGACGATTGTTAAGCCTGAAAGTGATGAAATCAGGTGAGCGTCTTCGGCTTTTTGATGAGAGCTGATTGATATCAAGTCAGGATTTGCTGATTAAAGAGTCTGATGCAGTTGTCAAATATTATGGGTGTCGCGATTGATTGGCCGAAGAATCGCTGGGATAAATGTTGCTTGATATTATTGATTGGAATGGGTTCTCAAAGGTTTAGGTGCTCTCTTTGGTAATTTGTTTTTCACTGCGATTTTAGAAGTGAATTGGCTTATTCATCACTTCTGTATGGCTTTTTGGGGTGCCGGTCTTTGGCTTGTTTGATCTGATTGTGCATGCAGTTATTGCGCATTCTGGCTTGTCCGCTGATTGAGCCCAGTTGAGCTAGGGCCACAGCTCCACCCAGGACAACCAAGGTCTTGAGTCAAGGTCGTTG includes these proteins:
- the surE gene encoding 5'/3'-nucleotidase SurE, yielding MAPLRILISNDDGIFADGIKALALAAATRGHQVAVVCPDKERSATGHGITLQHPIRAERADQLFGQGITAWACSGTPADCVKLAICELLETPPDLVLSGINHGPNLGTDIFCSGTVAAALEGTLEGRPAMAVSSACFKWREFEGAAVLAMDTAESALREGWPSNLLLNLNLPPCKPETMGPMRWTRLSIRRYREQFSPRTDPQGRSYYWLAGKLVEDLKSGGDGPRDWPTDVAQIGSNSPSLTPIEPELFWRGSLSGLPQVEIDGQRVR
- a CDS encoding bifunctional riboflavin kinase/FAD synthetase; the protein is MIPLCSPEEARMPTALALGSFDGLHAGHRRVIEAVCQHPAGGVPTVVSFWPHPREVLHGEPRLRLDLPDEKLHLLEPLGIRQLVLVPFDRQLAQFSAAEFVDQILVGTLQARHIAIGANFRFGRGREGGADTLTSLAEAAGVMVSVLPILEDPGGRMSSSRIREALSEGDLTTASELLQRPYRFQGEVVQGRGLGRKLGWPTANLQVDGRKFLPGLGVYAARAWVDDETLALPAVMNLGPQPTVDPASPSAVEVHLLDASRELVGRILRVEPVERLRGQQRFSSLEELSAQISRDAQQARARLQDTAG
- a CDS encoding rubrerythrin family protein translates to MNTLKIQSSTQTNLEAAFGGESMASRKYLFFADVAKKLGNQELARLFRETAAQETEHAFAHFRLLHPELVFDNPEDLSEDFKQMLLARCLELAIEGEVYEYTTMYPAFAAEAFQDEDHAAGEEFQEQGEESKEHANMFHSAAKNFGLLTAIEKHHAERYGVALSALKGDGEPGESEQPVSNQWICKKCSMIYDPVAGDPDSGIAPGTPFEAIPDDWSCPICGVTKASFVPYRTAQLKAA
- a CDS encoding DUF192 domain-containing protein, producing the protein MDQPPLPPQILPIEARWCLEQRPASCIALEVADQPEEQRKGLMQRPALPPLRGMWFPARSAQPLRFWMRHTLAPLDMVFIRDGRVLDIAANVPICAALPCPSYWADADGNGRADFVDGVIEIGAGEALRLNIRSGDAVTIEAVSAN
- a CDS encoding NAD(+) kinase yields the protein MPRVGLIVNDGKPLAVEIAGKIHSRLELVGHEVIRASSSGGMVGFANPDQHLRMLGYNACVPEGFDHSMVLAIVLGGDGTVLSAARQTAPVGVPILTINTGHLGFLAEAYLDDLDHALDQVLTQQWTIEERANLVVSVMRGDQRRWEALSLNEMALHREPLTSMCHFEIAIGRHAPVDISADGVILSTPTGSTAYALSAGGPVITPDCPVLQLTPIAPHSLASRALVFSDAEPVTVFPATPERLMMVVDGCAGCYVWPEDRVLIRRSDHPVRFVRLRDHEFFQVLRNKLGWGLPHVAKPDRS
- a CDS encoding DUF3611 family protein — protein: MADRLDFQLLALGLRRTAWIRFWIQTALGVVVVGVLLFNNIGGSLSRNADRAVGLSPGLSLTTLSFLVLLFSLWQGWLIVRLGRALDSGARPSRGEASRLLKRGILADLLGLVFASIGYQSLAGALFVQASSQTPGIAIGGAGAAENLAITSLEMLSVLSNTQVLFAHLIGLLFSLWMLQRIYRTR
- a CDS encoding winged helix-turn-helix domain-containing protein, whose protein sequence is MTVVHGSMAGSFQDAVVLLVGPEAAALAERLRASGYAPINWTVGAESDLVNGSDPAPVAAILASDQGSRVLELRSRFEALPILIGVSDDSIAARESVLAFGADDFWFTFSAPSDLLQRLRLHLSIQSRSALRPPLLQLADLSVDISSRQVRRGSRSLVLTAREYALLVLLLEERGRVVSRDRILRDVWKDDQGSSSNVIEVYVRYLRQKLEEGGEPRLIHTIRGRGYCLNDGFPSLRHM
- a CDS encoding AarF/ABC1/UbiB kinase family protein, which translates into the protein MSVLSVFDGSTRAVEIVRIVSRHEWSFLSQLLRRGHAAETRLPLPSVLCNLLTELGPVYVKLGQLLSTRPDLLSDDYIEALSRLQANVPPAAWPEVREQMAQELGSDVSSVFGSFEEEPIAAGSVGQVYRANLQNGPKVAVKVLRPGIESQVQEDGRLLRKIAAMASATALGGQYDFVGLADQVLEALGRELDFRIEAENTLRLQRCLAASSFVPNGKLRLPNVEENLSGQRVLVLEWIDGDSILTAAARQFLEAGPGIASTTSAMLGAFVEQYFVEGFFHADPHPGNLKVQADGTVILLDAGMVGQFDPRTRSNLLDLVLALINQDAARATDLLEQIAPPARGVRVDRQQLQRQLDQLISRSFSKPLQELNFALFLAELLQLANRTGLCVPGTLGLFVKSVTNLEGVGCSLNPAFSFTGEMQPLVAKLLARSVMLPQQRLMQFGLDLRNLSIDSPRQLSQLLRRFSSDELSFALQIEGLESLRRTLDRLSRRVSLAILVAALLLSATLMATLAQQQLLRNVSEALFIVATVFGIWLIVSLLKPSRR
- the pheS gene encoding phenylalanine--tRNA ligase subunit alpha, with product MSATVSLQQLTDQLEALEAEAAEAISAAADAEALEQLRIGLLGKKGRLSGVLGAMGKLPGEERPLVGQRANVLKSQVQTLLSDRLQAVKQAAMEARIASETLDVTAPAQGIPMGHRHPLVTTTEEIVDLFCGLGYQVVEGPEVETDHHNFTALNIPPDHPARDMQDTFYLKDNLLLRTHTSPVQIRHLENHAPPVRIVAPGRVYRRDAVDATHSPVFHQVEVLAIDENLDFSHLRGTVMAFLKAFFGDLPVRFRASYFPFTEPSAEVDVQWRGRWLEVMGCGMVDPAVLEGLGLDPERYSGFAAGVGVERFCMVRHGIDDIRRLYTSDLRFLEQF